The following proteins come from a genomic window of Flavobacteriaceae bacterium MAR_2010_188:
- a CDS encoding Peptidase family M28 has translation MNKIILLLAVLLCASVSAQTDQKIYDIIDAVSADRIKADVKTLADFGTRHTLSDTVSDTRGIGAARRWIKSQFEKISSDCGNCLNVFNQSNFIAKGDNARIVKDVNIVNVVAVQKGTKYPNRYILMSGDIDSRISDPTNFTDDSPGANDNASGMAGTMEAARVLSKYKFENSIIYVGLSGEEQGLYGGKGLAEYAKNQGWEIIGILNNDMIGNIEGVDGVIDNRTFRIFSEPVPPTETEKERNSRRFYGGEVDGISRQLARYINKTTQTYMPEMNPMMVYRLDRFGRGGHHRPFNDAGFAGVRIMEAHENYTQQHQDIRTENGINYGDTFEHVNFPYAAKLTTVNAINLASIASAPPAPKNVLIGGIVEPSAKFEWEKVDGAKGYKIYWRDTTSPTWDHSRYVGDVSEFTLDGIVIDNFFFGIASVGENGHESLVAFPAETIKE, from the coding sequence ATGAACAAGATTATTTTGCTATTAGCGGTATTACTTTGTGCCTCGGTGAGTGCTCAAACCGACCAAAAAATATATGATATTATCGATGCTGTTTCAGCTGATCGGATTAAAGCCGATGTAAAAACATTGGCAGATTTTGGTACGCGTCATACGTTGAGCGACACCGTATCGGACACCCGTGGCATTGGCGCGGCTCGCAGATGGATAAAATCACAGTTCGAGAAAATCTCTAGTGATTGCGGCAACTGTTTAAATGTTTTTAATCAATCTAATTTTATTGCAAAAGGCGATAATGCCCGAATCGTAAAAGATGTAAACATTGTAAATGTGGTAGCTGTCCAAAAAGGAACAAAATATCCTAACCGATATATTCTTATGAGTGGCGATATCGACAGCAGGATTTCTGACCCAACCAATTTTACCGATGATTCGCCTGGCGCAAATGATAATGCTTCGGGTATGGCCGGTACTATGGAAGCCGCGCGAGTTTTGAGTAAATATAAGTTTGAAAATAGCATTATTTACGTTGGTCTTTCTGGTGAAGAGCAAGGTCTTTACGGCGGAAAAGGGTTAGCAGAATATGCAAAAAATCAGGGCTGGGAAATTATAGGAATATTGAATAATGATATGATCGGTAATATTGAAGGTGTTGATGGCGTAATCGACAATCGCACCTTTAGGATTTTTTCCGAACCCGTCCCTCCTACCGAAACGGAAAAGGAACGGAATTCCAGAAGATTTTATGGAGGAGAAGTGGATGGTATTTCCAGACAATTGGCGAGATACATCAATAAAACCACTCAGACTTATATGCCAGAAATGAATCCGATGATGGTTTATCGTTTGGACAGATTTGGACGTGGCGGACATCACCGACCTTTTAATGATGCCGGTTTTGCTGGTGTGCGAATTATGGAAGCGCACGAAAATTATACCCAACAGCACCAAGATATCAGGACCGAAAATGGAATTAATTACGGCGACACTTTCGAGCATGTCAATTTTCCTTACGCGGCAAAACTTACTACCGTTAATGCAATTAATTTAGCATCCATCGCTTCTGCTCCACCTGCACCTAAAAATGTACTTATCGGTGGTATTGTAGAGCCGTCTGCCAAATTTGAATGGGAAAAAGTGGATGGCGCCAAAGGTTATAAAATCTATTGGAGAGATACCACCTCACCAACTTGGGACCATAGTAGATATGTGGGAGATGTTTCAGAATTTACTTTGGATGGCATCGTAATCGATAATTTCTTTTTCGGAATCGCTTCAGTTGGAGAGAACGGCCACGAGAGTCTGGTGGCTTTTCCAGCAGAAACTATCAAGGAATAG
- a CDS encoding trehalose 6-phosphate synthase /trehalose 6-phosphatase: protein MSKTIIVSNRLPLQVKIDNDNISVVPSVGGLATGMKSVHADGNGLWIGWSGLTEEELTPELEEKVEKAVNNAQCATVSLNQEDLDLYYYGFSNRTLWPLFHYFMEYAEFEKDQWASYEKVNQKFADTVVKHIQDGDTVWVHDYQLLLLPKMIREVKPDVNIGFFLHIPFPSYEIFRTFPWREELLTGMLGADLLGFHTYDYERHFLSSVKRIMRLEVKFNDITYQDRIVKVDSFPMGIDYKKFENAALENKKQDKNHKSELQKRLDDHIQSSSDTKLILSIDRLDYTKGIPNRIRAFEYFLNKYPEFKEKVRLVMLAVPSRSNVPQYQLLKKETDELVGRINGQFATVSWTPIWYFYRSMPFENLIDLYTSSDVALITPIRDGMNLVAKEYVATRTDQDGVIILSEMAGASKEMNEALLINPNNFEEIADTIKLALEMPLEEQKKRMKIMQKRLSRYSVERWSQEFMNSLKNVKHIDETLVSEKLTHSLESEVLKRFKSAKRRLLLLDYDGTLVGFKDDPKDASPDEELYQLLDKLSAQENTDVVVISGRDQETFDGWFGDKNYNLVTDHGVWLKKGKKDWEPLERLKNDWMENIRPVLEAFVDRTPGTFIEEKKYSLAWHYRKVDPELAQRRVVELDTVLTSLISNNDLTVLKGNKVMEIKSSNVNKGRAAARLMTDTEYDFQFAIGDDWTDEFMFEELPDDAVTIKVGLKKTAAKYYIKSPMEVRQLLNKFTEI from the coding sequence ATGAGTAAGACTATAATTGTTTCCAATCGACTTCCACTACAAGTTAAAATTGATAATGATAACATTTCTGTAGTGCCCAGTGTGGGCGGGCTTGCGACAGGCATGAAATCTGTGCACGCCGACGGAAACGGACTTTGGATCGGTTGGTCAGGACTTACGGAAGAAGAATTAACTCCAGAACTTGAAGAAAAAGTAGAGAAAGCGGTAAATAATGCACAGTGTGCAACCGTTTCCCTTAATCAAGAAGATTTAGACCTTTATTATTATGGTTTCAGCAATAGAACGTTGTGGCCGTTATTCCATTATTTTATGGAATATGCCGAATTTGAAAAGGACCAGTGGGCATCTTATGAAAAGGTAAACCAGAAGTTTGCCGATACCGTCGTAAAACATATTCAAGATGGCGATACGGTTTGGGTTCACGATTACCAGCTTTTGTTGTTACCTAAAATGATTAGGGAGGTAAAGCCAGATGTAAATATTGGTTTCTTTTTACATATTCCTTTTCCATCTTACGAGATATTTAGGACTTTCCCTTGGAGAGAAGAGCTTTTAACTGGTATGTTGGGCGCCGACTTATTAGGTTTTCATACCTACGATTATGAGCGCCATTTCTTAAGTTCGGTTAAAAGGATTATGCGTCTCGAGGTAAAATTCAACGACATAACATACCAAGACAGAATCGTTAAGGTCGACTCCTTCCCCATGGGAATTGATTATAAGAAGTTTGAAAATGCCGCCTTAGAAAACAAAAAACAGGATAAAAATCATAAATCGGAATTACAGAAACGCTTGGATGATCATATTCAATCATCTAGCGACACTAAATTGATTCTCTCTATTGACCGTTTGGATTATACCAAGGGAATCCCCAACCGTATCCGAGCTTTTGAATATTTTTTGAATAAATATCCGGAGTTTAAGGAAAAAGTAAGATTAGTGATGTTAGCGGTGCCTTCGCGTAGTAACGTACCTCAATACCAACTTTTAAAGAAGGAAACCGACGAACTTGTAGGTCGTATCAACGGCCAATTTGCCACCGTAAGCTGGACGCCGATTTGGTATTTCTACCGTTCCATGCCTTTCGAAAATTTAATTGACCTTTATACATCTTCTGATGTGGCCTTAATTACACCAATCCGCGATGGAATGAATCTTGTTGCCAAGGAATATGTGGCTACCAGGACTGACCAAGATGGCGTTATTATCTTGAGTGAAATGGCAGGTGCTTCCAAAGAAATGAATGAGGCACTTTTAATAAACCCAAATAATTTTGAAGAAATAGCAGATACCATTAAGCTAGCTTTAGAAATGCCTTTAGAAGAGCAAAAAAAACGTATGAAGATTATGCAGAAGCGTCTCAGTCGCTATAGCGTAGAACGATGGTCCCAAGAATTCATGAATTCACTTAAAAATGTAAAACATATCGACGAAACTTTAGTTTCAGAAAAACTTACCCATTCTTTGGAGTCAGAAGTATTAAAGAGATTTAAATCGGCAAAAAGAAGATTACTATTATTGGATTATGATGGGACATTGGTTGGCTTTAAGGATGATCCAAAAGATGCCAGCCCAGATGAAGAACTGTACCAACTGCTCGACAAACTTTCAGCCCAAGAAAATACGGATGTCGTAGTGATAAGTGGTCGGGACCAAGAAACCTTTGACGGTTGGTTTGGAGATAAAAATTATAATCTGGTTACTGATCACGGGGTTTGGCTCAAGAAAGGCAAAAAAGACTGGGAACCCTTAGAACGTTTAAAGAACGATTGGATGGAAAATATCCGTCCGGTTCTAGAAGCGTTTGTAGATCGTACTCCCGGAACATTTATCGAAGAAAAGAAATATTCCCTGGCGTGGCATTATAGAAAAGTAGATCCAGAATTAGCGCAACGCCGAGTGGTGGAATTGGATACCGTGCTGACTTCTCTTATCTCTAACAACGACCTTACGGTTTTAAAAGGAAACAAGGTGATGGAAATTAAAAGCAGCAACGTTAACAAAGGACGGGCGGCAGCTAGGCTAATGACCGATACCGAATACGATTTTCAGTTTGCAATCGGAGATGATTGGACGGACGAGTTTATGTTTGAAGAATTACCAGACGATGCGGTGACCATAAAGGTTGGACTCAAAAAAACGGCAGCTAAATATTATATTAAAAGTCCTATGGAAGTCCGACAACTACTTAATAAATTTACAGAAATCTAA
- a CDS encoding Acyl-CoA dehydrogenase: METLQKTELLRGGQFIVKETKCEDVFTPEDFSEEQTMMKEAVMEFNDREIIAHRERFENKDYAFTESTMRKAGELGFLGVAVPEEYDGLGMGFVSTMLVCDYISSGTGSFSTAFGAHTGIGTMPITLYGNEEQKKKYVPRLATGEWFGAYCLTEPGAGSDANSGKTSATLSEDGKSYKINGQKMWISNAGFCNIFIVFARIEDDKNITGFIVENNPENGITLGEEEKKLGIHASSTRQVFFNDCVVPVENMLSERGNGFKIAMNALNIGRIKLGAASLDSQRRVLTTAVQYAKERKQFNTAIADFGAIKAKIAEMATSAYAGEAACYRAAKNIEDRIEARVESGNSHQDAELKGVEEYAIECSILKVACSEDIQNCADEGIQIFGGMGFSKDTPMEAAWRDARIARIYEGTNEINRMLCVGMLVKKAMKGHVDLLNPAMAVKEELMGIPSFDIPDYSELFAEEKEVLAKLKKVFLMVAGAAVEKFGTELDEHQQILLAASNMLIEIYMAESALLRTEKNVGRFGEDAQEAQIAMAKLYLYNAVELVNKNGKEGIISFAEGDEQKMMLMGLKRFTKYNNYPNVVELRNTIAEKVKAENKYCF; the protein is encoded by the coding sequence ATGGAAACACTACAAAAAACCGAACTACTCCGAGGAGGACAATTTATCGTAAAAGAGACAAAATGCGAAGATGTCTTTACACCAGAAGATTTTTCTGAAGAACAGACAATGATGAAAGAAGCGGTGATGGAATTCAACGACCGCGAAATCATCGCCCACCGGGAACGTTTCGAAAATAAGGATTATGCCTTTACCGAATCAACTATGCGTAAAGCTGGGGAACTTGGGTTTTTGGGTGTTGCCGTGCCCGAGGAATATGACGGCCTAGGAATGGGCTTTGTCTCAACCATGCTTGTGTGTGACTATATATCCAGCGGAACTGGGTCATTTAGTACAGCGTTTGGTGCGCATACTGGTATCGGGACCATGCCGATTACGTTATACGGAAACGAAGAACAAAAGAAAAAATATGTGCCTAGGCTTGCAACAGGCGAATGGTTCGGGGCTTATTGCCTAACCGAACCCGGAGCTGGTAGTGATGCCAATTCTGGTAAAACTTCCGCCACCCTTTCTGAGGACGGAAAATCTTATAAAATTAACGGTCAGAAGATGTGGATTTCCAACGCTGGGTTCTGTAACATCTTTATTGTTTTTGCAAGAATTGAAGATGACAAAAATATTACCGGCTTTATAGTGGAAAATAATCCTGAGAATGGAATTACACTTGGAGAAGAGGAAAAGAAATTGGGCATCCATGCTTCTTCGACCAGACAAGTATTCTTTAATGATTGCGTTGTTCCTGTAGAGAATATGCTTTCAGAAAGAGGTAACGGATTTAAAATTGCAATGAACGCCCTTAATATTGGTAGGATCAAATTAGGAGCCGCTAGTTTAGATTCACAGAGAAGAGTTTTAACTACTGCCGTTCAATATGCAAAGGAAAGAAAACAATTCAATACGGCTATTGCAGACTTTGGTGCCATAAAAGCTAAAATTGCAGAAATGGCAACCAGCGCTTATGCTGGTGAGGCCGCTTGTTATAGGGCAGCAAAAAATATCGAAGATAGGATAGAAGCTAGAGTAGAAAGTGGAAATTCGCATCAAGATGCAGAATTGAAAGGCGTTGAGGAGTACGCCATTGAATGTTCAATCTTAAAAGTTGCCTGTTCAGAAGATATTCAAAATTGTGCCGATGAGGGCATTCAAATTTTTGGTGGTATGGGTTTCAGTAAAGATACTCCAATGGAAGCAGCTTGGAGAGATGCTCGAATCGCAAGAATCTATGAAGGTACCAACGAAATAAATAGAATGCTCTGCGTAGGTATGTTGGTAAAGAAAGCAATGAAAGGTCATGTTGATTTGTTGAATCCCGCAATGGCGGTGAAAGAAGAATTAATGGGAATTCCATCTTTCGATATTCCAGATTATTCTGAATTGTTTGCCGAAGAAAAGGAAGTGTTGGCCAAGTTGAAAAAAGTTTTTTTAATGGTCGCTGGTGCCGCGGTTGAAAAGTTCGGAACAGAACTAGATGAACATCAACAAATACTTTTAGCCGCCTCTAATATGTTGATTGAAATATATATGGCAGAATCTGCTCTATTAAGAACTGAAAAAAATGTCGGAAGATTTGGTGAAGATGCGCAAGAAGCCCAGATTGCAATGGCAAAACTATATCTTTACAATGCCGTAGAGTTGGTAAACAAAAATGGTAAAGAAGGAATCATTTCCTTTGCAGAAGGTGACGAACAAAAAATGATGTTAATGGGACTAAAACGATTCACAAAATATAACAACTACCCCAACGTTGTTGAATTAAGAAATACAATTGCCGAGAAAGTTAAGGCAGAAAATAAATATTGTTTCTAA
- a CDS encoding transcriptional regulator, PadR family encodes MSQNTLGEFEEVVLLIVAILSGDAYSVSIIEEIEIRLSRNVSLGAVQTVLKRLEAKDLLKSEFGEATNQRGGKRKRLYEVTAEGQKLLDYIKSQRNTLYDAIPRLSFYF; translated from the coding sequence ATGAGTCAAAACACATTAGGAGAGTTTGAAGAGGTGGTACTACTTATCGTTGCCATTTTAAGCGGAGATGCTTACAGTGTGAGCATCATAGAAGAAATTGAGATTCGCTTGAGTAGAAACGTAAGCTTAGGCGCAGTCCAAACTGTTCTAAAAAGATTGGAAGCTAAAGATTTATTGAAGTCAGAATTTGGTGAAGCTACCAACCAAAGAGGAGGGAAGCGTAAGCGTCTTTACGAAGTTACCGCAGAAGGACAGAAATTGCTAGACTATATTAAATCCCAGAGAAATACGCTTTATGATGCCATCCCACGGCTTTCATTTTATTTTTAA
- a CDS encoding Glucoamylase (glucan-1,4-alpha-glucosidase), GH15 family, producing MDNLNYGIIGNCRSAALVSDKAAIEWCCLPEFDSSSVFAKILDEKIGGSFEIITDESYNITQKYLKNTCILATTFSNGIDAFEVRDFMPRFKKEGKSYHAPPELVRYIKYKSGKPTFRVKYDPKLEYAKGETESYVKDDFIASLTKVEKFDTVFLYSNFDLDTINEGGEIRLKSDGYFLMNYNEKLFTPTKESVRLEYERTKVYWLDWMETTPTYQRYNKEISRSAMTLKLLSYDKTGAILAAATTSLPETIGEVRNWDYRFCWVRDASMVVKVVAELGHKKMAKRYLQFIVDLIPDKDEKLQIMYGINKEKKLTEEILDHLSGYKGSAPVRVGNAAYEQQQNDIYGILMDVIHQRLVQFDNDTDNGEELWSITKGIVWVVNNHWKEADKGIWELRTEERHFTFSKVLCWVAIDRAIKVATILNKKSKIAKWKLLEEEIKNDIMTNAWSEKSKAFTQSYGSEELDAAVLLMEHYGFIEAKSPKFINTVHAIERELSNDGLLYRYKNKDDFGLPSSSFTICTFWFINSLYKIGEEKKAEKWFERLLSYSNHLGLFSEDIDFKTKRLLGNFPQAYSHLALIETAINLSNITKEEEIMGNISH from the coding sequence ATGGATAATTTAAATTACGGAATAATAGGTAACTGTCGCAGTGCGGCACTGGTTTCAGACAAAGCCGCCATTGAGTGGTGCTGTCTTCCAGAATTCGATTCTTCTTCGGTTTTCGCTAAAATATTAGACGAGAAAATCGGCGGGAGTTTTGAAATTATTACTGATGAAAGCTATAACATCACTCAAAAATATCTTAAGAACACCTGTATCCTGGCTACTACCTTTAGCAATGGAATCGATGCCTTTGAAGTCCGAGACTTTATGCCCAGATTTAAGAAGGAAGGAAAATCTTATCATGCTCCACCAGAACTGGTACGTTATATTAAGTACAAATCGGGGAAACCAACTTTTAGGGTGAAGTACGATCCTAAATTAGAATATGCCAAAGGCGAAACAGAATCTTACGTAAAGGATGATTTTATTGCGAGTTTAACTAAGGTCGAAAAATTCGACACCGTTTTTCTTTATAGTAATTTCGACTTAGACACTATTAATGAAGGTGGAGAGATACGTCTTAAGTCAGATGGATATTTCTTGATGAACTATAACGAAAAACTCTTTACGCCAACCAAAGAAAGCGTACGATTAGAGTATGAACGAACCAAAGTATATTGGCTGGATTGGATGGAAACCACCCCAACCTACCAGCGTTATAACAAGGAAATCTCTAGGTCTGCAATGACCTTAAAACTTCTGAGCTACGATAAAACAGGAGCGATTTTAGCCGCCGCAACAACGTCTTTGCCGGAAACGATTGGTGAAGTAAGAAACTGGGATTACCGTTTCTGTTGGGTGAGAGACGCCTCTATGGTAGTGAAAGTTGTCGCTGAGCTAGGTCATAAAAAAATGGCGAAACGCTACCTTCAATTTATAGTTGATTTGATTCCGGATAAAGATGAAAAGCTTCAGATTATGTATGGTATCAATAAGGAGAAGAAACTTACGGAAGAGATTCTAGATCACCTAAGTGGTTACAAAGGGTCTGCGCCGGTACGAGTTGGTAATGCCGCTTATGAACAGCAGCAAAATGATATCTATGGAATTTTAATGGATGTCATTCATCAACGTCTTGTTCAATTTGATAATGATACTGACAACGGTGAAGAACTTTGGAGCATCACCAAAGGTATTGTTTGGGTCGTCAATAATCACTGGAAGGAAGCCGACAAAGGGATTTGGGAACTTAGGACTGAAGAAAGACATTTTACATTTTCTAAAGTACTGTGCTGGGTTGCGATAGATCGTGCGATAAAAGTTGCGACTATCCTGAACAAGAAATCTAAAATTGCCAAGTGGAAACTTTTAGAGGAAGAGATAAAAAACGACATCATGACCAATGCTTGGAGCGAAAAATCCAAGGCATTTACGCAGTCTTACGGTTCGGAAGAACTAGATGCGGCGGTTCTTTTGATGGAACATTATGGGTTTATTGAAGCCAAATCACCGAAATTCATCAACACGGTACACGCTATTGAAAGAGAATTGAGTAATGATGGGCTTTTATACAGATATAAAAATAAAGATGATTTTGGTTTGCCTTCATCGTCCTTCACCATTTGTACCTTTTGGTTCATTAACAGTCTTTATAAGATAGGTGAAGAGAAGAAAGCCGAAAAATGGTTTGAAAGACTTTTGTCTTACAGCAACCATCTCGGATTATTTAGTGAGGATATAGACTTTAAGACCAAGCGACTTTTGGGGAATTTTCCTCAGGCATATTCGCATTTAGCACTGATAGAAACTGCAATCAATCTTTCTAACATTACCAAAGAGGAAGAAATTATGGGAAATATAAGTCATTAA
- a CDS encoding hypothetical protein (manually curated), translating to MQTSLHYFLHFIFPVFIAFVFFRNDWKKVYLILIATMLVDIDHLFSIPIFEPNRCSINFHFLHTYYAIGVYIVLLFLRKPFNIIGIGLLFHMLTDFIDCLSM from the coding sequence ATGCAGACTTCTTTACACTATTTTCTACACTTTATATTCCCCGTTTTCATTGCGTTTGTATTTTTTAGAAACGATTGGAAAAAGGTTTACTTAATTCTTATTGCGACGATGTTGGTGGATATAGATCATTTATTCTCTATTCCAATTTTTGAACCTAATAGGTGCAGTATTAATTTTCATTTTTTACATACCTATTATGCCATTGGCGTATACATTGTTCTTCTCTTTCTACGAAAACCATTTAACATTATTGGGATTGGGTTGCTGTTTCATATGCTGACGGATTTTATTGACTGCCTTTCGATGTAG
- a CDS encoding Uncharacterized conserved protein YdeI, YjbR/CyaY-like superfamily, DUF1801 family, translating into MSRPQLYFENSEAWYEWLKENHETSNGVNLIFYKLETGTPTMRWEEAVRVALCFGWIDSTVRSLGDGKRQQVYTKRKAKSVWSAVNKKHIQELIEEGLFHETGHQSIKIAKKNGSWESLDDVENGVMPEDLQSEFDKHPTALENYNNFAPSYRKSYLYWLNQAKRETTRETRIDQIIDYCTRNIKTRG; encoded by the coding sequence ATGAGTAGACCGCAATTATATTTTGAAAATTCTGAGGCTTGGTACGAATGGTTAAAGGAAAACCATGAAACGTCTAATGGAGTTAATCTAATTTTCTACAAACTAGAAACCGGAACACCGACCATGCGTTGGGAAGAAGCAGTTAGAGTGGCTTTATGCTTTGGCTGGATTGATTCTACCGTCAGAAGTCTTGGCGATGGCAAAAGACAACAAGTTTACACTAAACGAAAAGCCAAAAGCGTTTGGAGCGCCGTTAATAAAAAGCATATCCAGGAGCTGATTGAAGAAGGTTTATTTCATGAAACCGGGCACCAATCCATTAAAATCGCAAAGAAAAATGGAAGTTGGGAATCACTAGACGATGTCGAAAATGGAGTGATGCCAGAAGATTTACAATCGGAATTCGACAAACACCCAACCGCTTTAGAAAACTATAACAACTTTGCTCCTTCTTACCGTAAAAGCTATTTGTATTGGCTAAATCAAGCAAAACGGGAAACTACTCGAGAAACTCGAATCGATCAGATTATTGACTATTGTACAAGGAATATTAAGACGAGGGGATAG
- a CDS encoding magnesium chelatase subunit I produces MNYKEIKTLGDLNKSGYASRSIKDELRENLIQKLKNKETTFEGIFGYENTVIPELERAILSRHNINLLGLRGQAKTRLARLMVQLLDEYIPVVDGSEINDDPLNPISRFAQELVNEKGDDTPISWMHRSERFAEKLATPDVTVADLIGDIDPIKAANLKLSYADDRVIHYGMIPRANRCIFVINELPDLQARIQVALFNILQEGDIQIRGFKLRLPLDMQFVFTANPEDYTNRGSIVTPLKDRIGSQILTHYPEDIETAMMITQQEAKLDKRQSESIILPELAKELLEQIVFEARESDYIDSKSGVSARLSITAYENLLSTAERRALQSGIEKTSVRLSDFVGIIPSITGKVELVYEGEQEGAFAVAYNLIGDAVKTLYPDYFPEIQKLEKQGEETPYDEIISWFFNNSSNFELLDEYNDEMYKKTLDKVEPLEALLNEYQPEVEAKDRYFVKEFLLWGLVEYNKLSKNRFTEGIQFQDPYGSFINKL; encoded by the coding sequence ATGAATTATAAAGAAATAAAAACATTAGGCGATTTAAACAAATCGGGCTACGCCAGCCGTTCTATTAAAGATGAATTAAGGGAGAACCTTATTCAGAAATTAAAAAATAAGGAAACAACTTTTGAAGGGATTTTTGGTTACGAAAACACCGTAATCCCAGAATTAGAAAGAGCGATACTTTCGAGACATAATATAAATTTGTTAGGACTTCGTGGACAGGCAAAAACCCGTTTGGCGAGACTGATGGTTCAGCTTTTAGATGAATATATTCCGGTGGTAGATGGTTCTGAAATCAATGACGACCCTCTAAATCCTATTTCGAGGTTTGCCCAAGAATTGGTTAATGAGAAAGGAGATGATACTCCAATCAGCTGGATGCACCGTTCCGAGCGTTTTGCTGAAAAATTGGCAACCCCAGACGTAACCGTAGCAGATTTAATTGGGGATATAGACCCGATTAAAGCAGCAAATCTTAAGTTGAGTTATGCCGATGATAGAGTTATTCATTATGGAATGATTCCGCGGGCTAACCGCTGCATTTTTGTGATTAACGAACTTCCGGATTTACAGGCGCGGATACAAGTAGCGCTCTTTAATATTTTACAGGAAGGCGATATTCAGATACGTGGATTTAAATTAAGATTGCCTTTAGATATGCAATTTGTATTTACCGCAAACCCAGAAGATTATACCAATAGAGGAAGTATTGTAACGCCTTTAAAAGATAGGATCGGATCCCAAATTCTGACCCATTATCCCGAAGATATCGAAACTGCGATGATGATTACCCAGCAAGAGGCGAAATTAGATAAGCGTCAATCTGAATCTATTATACTCCCAGAACTTGCCAAGGAACTTTTAGAACAGATTGTTTTTGAAGCAAGGGAAAGTGACTATATCGACAGTAAAAGTGGCGTAAGTGCTAGGTTGAGTATCACCGCTTACGAAAATCTGTTGAGTACCGCCGAAAGACGTGCGCTGCAGTCCGGAATAGAAAAAACTTCAGTAAGATTAAGTGATTTTGTAGGCATTATCCCAAGTATTACCGGCAAGGTAGAGTTGGTTTACGAAGGCGAACAAGAAGGTGCATTTGCGGTGGCTTATAATCTCATTGGCGATGCGGTTAAAACCTTGTATCCCGATTATTTTCCCGAAATCCAAAAGCTGGAAAAGCAAGGTGAAGAAACGCCTTATGACGAAATCATCTCTTGGTTCTTTAATAACAGTTCTAATTTTGAATTGTTAGATGAATATAACGACGAGATGTATAAAAAGACTTTGGATAAAGTAGAACCGTTAGAGGCATTATTAAATGAATACCAACCAGAAGTTGAAGCAAAAGACCGCTACTTTGTAAAGGAGTTTTTGCTTTGGGGATTGGTAGAATATAACAAACTTAGTAAAAACAGGTTTACCGAAGGGATTCAGTTTCAAGATCCTTACGGAAGCTTTATCAATAAGTTGTAA
- a CDS encoding four helix bundle protein: MAERKRHNYKNLKIWQLGLEIANDISDMLINFPRYEQYNLSSQMSRCSVSIPSNIAEGSAKSEKGFNNYLDISLGSSFELGTQLLVAKHRGYINIETLTNLENKISEFQRMRMGFQNGLLI, translated from the coding sequence ATGGCCGAGCGAAAGCGTCATAATTATAAAAATTTAAAAATATGGCAGTTGGGTTTGGAGATTGCCAACGATATATCGGACATGCTAATAAATTTCCCGAGATATGAGCAGTATAATTTATCATCACAAATGAGTAGATGTTCCGTATCGATTCCGAGTAACATCGCTGAAGGCTCTGCCAAGAGTGAAAAGGGATTTAATAACTATTTGGATATTTCACTTGGTTCTTCTTTCGAATTGGGCACACAACTTCTAGTTGCAAAACATCGCGGTTATATAAATATTGAAACGCTAACTAATTTAGAAAACAAAATTTCAGAATTTCAAAGAATGAGAATGGGTTTTCAAAATGGACTTCTTATATAA